A genomic segment from Glycine soja cultivar W05 chromosome 20, ASM419377v2, whole genome shotgun sequence encodes:
- the LOC114403770 gene encoding uncharacterized protein LOC114403770 isoform X3 has product MEFLYRTGGDGPLVAFGASDGVIRVLSMMTWKLVRRYTGGHKGSISCLMSFMAASGEALLVSGASDGLLIIWSADHGQDSRELVPKLSLKVYCMVAHTLQPHLVAVGTNIGVIICEFDARSLPPVAPLPTPSDSKKHSAIFVIERELKLLNFRLNNSANPSLGNNSSLSETGRPKGDFFEPLPIKQGKKHISTPVPHDSHSVLSVSSSGKYLAIVWPDIPYFSVYKVSDWSIVDSGSARLLAWDTCRDRFAILELALPPRIPIVPKGSSSKRAKEAVAAQVAAAATAAASTTSYTFFGFVTSGLF; this is encoded by the exons ATGGAGTTCCTTTATAGAACAGGTGGTGATGGTCCTCTTGTTGCTTTTGGTGCATCTGATGGTGTCATTAGAGTTCTATCAATGATGACATGGAAG CTTGTGCGAAGGTACACTGGAGGTCATAAGGGGTCTATCTCTTGCTTGATGTCATTCATGGCTGCTTCTGGTGAG GCTCTTCTGGTTTCGGGTGCTAGTGATGGATTGCTCATAATTTGGAGTGCTGACCACGGACAGGATTCACGTGAACTTGTACCCAAGCTGAGTTTAAAA GTGTATTGTATGGTTGCACATACTTTGCAGCCGCATCTTGTAGCTGTTGGAACCAACATTGGTGTTATTATCTGTGAGTTTGATGCTAGATCTCTTCCACCTGTTGCTCCTCTACCAACCCCATCAGACAGTAAAAAGCATTCTGCCATATTTGTAATTGAAAGGGAATTAAAGCTATTAAATTTTCGGTTAAACAATTCTGCAAATCCATCTCTTGGAAATAACAGCTCCTTGTCAGAAACAGGAAGACCCAAGGGAGATTTTTTTGAACCATTACCTATCAAGCAGGGGAAGAAGCACATAAGTACTCCTGTTCCACATGATTCGCATTCAGTTCTTTCTGTCAGCAGTTCAGGAAA GTATCTAGCAATTGTTTGGCCAGATATTCCTTATTTCTCTGTCTACAAGGTTAGTGATTGGTCAATTGTTGACTCTGGAAGTGCAAGACTTCTCGCTTGGGATACTTGTCGTGACAGATTTGCTATATTGGAATTAGCATTACCGCCTAGAATTCCTATAGTTCCCAAGGGTAGTTCATCAAAAAGAGCGAAAGAAGCTGTTGCGGCACAAGTAGCAGCCGCAGCTACTGCTGCTGCTTCCACAACTTCCTATACATTTTTTGGCTTTGTCACTAGTGgactcttttag
- the LOC114403770 gene encoding uncharacterized protein LOC114403770 isoform X2, whose protein sequence is MEFLYRTGGDGPLVAFGASDGVIRVLSMMTWKALLVSGASDGLLIIWSADHGQDSRELVPKLSLKAHDGGVVAVELSKVMGGAPQLITIGADKTLAIWDTVSFKVYCMVAHTLQPHLVAVGTNIGVIICEFDARSLPPVAPLPTPSDSKKHSAIFVIERELKLLNFRLNNSANPSLGNNSSLSETGRPKGDFFEPLPIKQGKKHISTPVPHDSHSVLSVSSSGKYLAIVWPDIPYFSVYKVSDWSIVDSGSARLLAWDTCRDRFAILELALPPRIPIVPKGSSSKRAKEAVAAQVAAAATAAASTTSYTFFGFVTSGLF, encoded by the exons ATGGAGTTCCTTTATAGAACAGGTGGTGATGGTCCTCTTGTTGCTTTTGGTGCATCTGATGGTGTCATTAGAGTTCTATCAATGATGACATGGAAG GCTCTTCTGGTTTCGGGTGCTAGTGATGGATTGCTCATAATTTGGAGTGCTGACCACGGACAGGATTCACGTGAACTTGTACCCAAGCTGAGTTTAAAA GCACATGATGGAGGGGTTGTGGCAGTTGAGTTGTCAAAGGTGATGGGAGGTGCTCCTCAGCTAATCACAATTGGTGCTGATAAGACATTAGCCATATGGGACACCGTCTCCTTTAAG GTGTATTGTATGGTTGCACATACTTTGCAGCCGCATCTTGTAGCTGTTGGAACCAACATTGGTGTTATTATCTGTGAGTTTGATGCTAGATCTCTTCCACCTGTTGCTCCTCTACCAACCCCATCAGACAGTAAAAAGCATTCTGCCATATTTGTAATTGAAAGGGAATTAAAGCTATTAAATTTTCGGTTAAACAATTCTGCAAATCCATCTCTTGGAAATAACAGCTCCTTGTCAGAAACAGGAAGACCCAAGGGAGATTTTTTTGAACCATTACCTATCAAGCAGGGGAAGAAGCACATAAGTACTCCTGTTCCACATGATTCGCATTCAGTTCTTTCTGTCAGCAGTTCAGGAAA GTATCTAGCAATTGTTTGGCCAGATATTCCTTATTTCTCTGTCTACAAGGTTAGTGATTGGTCAATTGTTGACTCTGGAAGTGCAAGACTTCTCGCTTGGGATACTTGTCGTGACAGATTTGCTATATTGGAATTAGCATTACCGCCTAGAATTCCTATAGTTCCCAAGGGTAGTTCATCAAAAAGAGCGAAAGAAGCTGTTGCGGCACAAGTAGCAGCCGCAGCTACTGCTGCTGCTTCCACAACTTCCTATACATTTTTTGGCTTTGTCACTAGTGgactcttttag
- the LOC114403770 gene encoding uncharacterized protein LOC114403770 isoform X1: MEFLYRTGGDGPLVAFGASDGVIRVLSMMTWKLVRRYTGGHKGSISCLMSFMAASGEALLVSGASDGLLIIWSADHGQDSRELVPKLSLKAHDGGVVAVELSKVMGGAPQLITIGADKTLAIWDTVSFKVYCMVAHTLQPHLVAVGTNIGVIICEFDARSLPPVAPLPTPSDSKKHSAIFVIERELKLLNFRLNNSANPSLGNNSSLSETGRPKGDFFEPLPIKQGKKHISTPVPHDSHSVLSVSSSGKYLAIVWPDIPYFSVYKVSDWSIVDSGSARLLAWDTCRDRFAILELALPPRIPIVPKGSSSKRAKEAVAAQVAAAATAAASTTSYTFFGFVTSGLF, from the exons ATGGAGTTCCTTTATAGAACAGGTGGTGATGGTCCTCTTGTTGCTTTTGGTGCATCTGATGGTGTCATTAGAGTTCTATCAATGATGACATGGAAG CTTGTGCGAAGGTACACTGGAGGTCATAAGGGGTCTATCTCTTGCTTGATGTCATTCATGGCTGCTTCTGGTGAG GCTCTTCTGGTTTCGGGTGCTAGTGATGGATTGCTCATAATTTGGAGTGCTGACCACGGACAGGATTCACGTGAACTTGTACCCAAGCTGAGTTTAAAA GCACATGATGGAGGGGTTGTGGCAGTTGAGTTGTCAAAGGTGATGGGAGGTGCTCCTCAGCTAATCACAATTGGTGCTGATAAGACATTAGCCATATGGGACACCGTCTCCTTTAAG GTGTATTGTATGGTTGCACATACTTTGCAGCCGCATCTTGTAGCTGTTGGAACCAACATTGGTGTTATTATCTGTGAGTTTGATGCTAGATCTCTTCCACCTGTTGCTCCTCTACCAACCCCATCAGACAGTAAAAAGCATTCTGCCATATTTGTAATTGAAAGGGAATTAAAGCTATTAAATTTTCGGTTAAACAATTCTGCAAATCCATCTCTTGGAAATAACAGCTCCTTGTCAGAAACAGGAAGACCCAAGGGAGATTTTTTTGAACCATTACCTATCAAGCAGGGGAAGAAGCACATAAGTACTCCTGTTCCACATGATTCGCATTCAGTTCTTTCTGTCAGCAGTTCAGGAAA GTATCTAGCAATTGTTTGGCCAGATATTCCTTATTTCTCTGTCTACAAGGTTAGTGATTGGTCAATTGTTGACTCTGGAAGTGCAAGACTTCTCGCTTGGGATACTTGTCGTGACAGATTTGCTATATTGGAATTAGCATTACCGCCTAGAATTCCTATAGTTCCCAAGGGTAGTTCATCAAAAAGAGCGAAAGAAGCTGTTGCGGCACAAGTAGCAGCCGCAGCTACTGCTGCTGCTTCCACAACTTCCTATACATTTTTTGGCTTTGTCACTAGTGgactcttttag